The Pricia mediterranea genome includes a window with the following:
- a CDS encoding ExbD/TolR family protein, which yields MSKFAKKKDAGLPAVNTASLPDIVFMLLFFFMTVTVMKDNTLKVENTLPNASETKKLEKKDRIIYIYVGKPTSQYTAKFGDEARIQLNDKFSSPSDVGNYVLEERAKKSQELQNVLTIALKVDKSANMGLISDIKQELRKVNALKVNYTTYEGDAFTNLQ from the coding sequence ATGTCAAAGTTTGCAAAGAAAAAAGATGCCGGTTTGCCAGCGGTGAATACAGCTTCGTTGCCTGATATCGTTTTTATGCTATTGTTCTTTTTCATGACGGTAACCGTTATGAAAGATAATACGCTCAAGGTCGAGAATACTTTGCCAAACGCAAGCGAGACCAAGAAATTGGAGAAAAAAGACCGGATAATATATATCTATGTCGGAAAGCCCACATCTCAGTATACCGCTAAATTCGGTGATGAGGCGCGTATTCAGTTGAACGATAAATTTTCATCACCTTCCGATGTCGGTAACTATGTTTTGGAGGAGCGCGCTAAAAAATCACAAGAACTTCAAAATGTGCTCACTATAGCCCTTAAGGTCGATAAAAGTGCAAATATGGGACTTATCTCCGATATTAAACAGGAATTGCGTAAGGTAAACGCCTTAAAGGTCAATTATACTACGTACGAGGGTGATGCCTTCACTAATTTGCAATAG
- a CDS encoding porin family protein has product MVVKEFWLGTFLLSVFLSFGQVYPDSTLRDAKYLEDQFYIGLTYNFLIDIPDNVNQRNLSYGLQAGIIKDIPINEKRTTAFGIGLGYGIYSYYSNLRAIETHDSFEYSVIADVDNLKRNKVETHMLEVPIEFRLRNSNAVDYKFWRLYVGVKLGYVFGGRSKYASQDLKESFYNHDIRKFQYGLTFNFGYNTFNLHAYYALNGLFEDNTMLGGSELSIRPLRVGLIFYIL; this is encoded by the coding sequence ATGGTAGTTAAAGAGTTTTGGCTCGGTACGTTTTTGTTGTCTGTCTTCTTGTCTTTCGGGCAGGTCTATCCCGATTCTACCCTGCGGGATGCCAAGTACCTCGAGGACCAATTTTATATAGGACTGACCTATAATTTTTTAATTGATATTCCCGACAACGTGAATCAACGGAATCTGTCCTATGGTCTTCAGGCAGGTATAATAAAAGATATTCCCATAAATGAAAAGCGTACAACGGCATTTGGAATCGGTCTGGGATATGGGATTTACTCCTATTACTCCAACCTTCGGGCCATAGAAACCCATGACAGTTTTGAGTATTCCGTAATAGCCGACGTTGATAATTTAAAAAGAAACAAGGTCGAGACTCATATGTTAGAGGTGCCGATCGAATTTCGGTTGCGAAACTCCAATGCTGTCGATTATAAATTTTGGAGACTTTATGTCGGGGTTAAGCTGGGATACGTGTTCGGAGGACGCTCGAAATATGCATCACAAGACCTAAAGGAGTCGTTCTACAACCACGATATCCGTAAATTTCAATATGGCCTGACCTTTAATTTTGGTTACAATACCTTCAATTTACATGCGTATTATGCGCTAAATGGACTCTTTGAGGATAATACCATGCTTGGGGGGTCGGAGCTATCGATAAGGCCACTTCGGGTCGGCCTTATTTTCTACATCCTATAA
- the rpoN gene encoding RNA polymerase factor sigma-54, protein MLKQHLQFKLSQKLSPQQIQLMKLIQLPTQAFEQRLKQELGENPALETGKEASDSAEDAYDDLYENDDSGDNETIDTEDINIDEYLSDDEIPDYRTKANNYSADDDDKNIPYAAGISFTRYLLNQLNTVYLSEEEWGIAEFLVGSVDESGYIRRPLSDILDDLAFTQNIYTDEETIEKVLKIVQSLDPPGVAARSLKECLIIQLERKEPDPDIELAIAILDRSFDQFTKKHYKKLLQKHGISEDQLKGAISEIERLNPKPGGSYAGNNRIVEHVVPDFSIRIVDGELELTLNGRNAPELHVSREYSNMLKGYKEAKKKTKSQKDTVQFIKQKLDAAKWFIDAVRQRQQTLFVTMSSIMNYQKEYFLTGDERNLRPMILKDIADEIDMDVSTVSRVANSKYVDTPYGTKLIKEYFSESMKNDQGEEVSTREIKKILETVIKEEPKKKPLTDDKLAAILKEKGYPIARRTVAKYREQLDIPVARLRKKI, encoded by the coding sequence ATGTTAAAACAACACCTACAATTTAAGCTTTCACAAAAACTATCTCCGCAGCAGATACAGCTGATGAAGCTGATTCAGCTGCCCACACAGGCATTCGAACAACGGCTCAAGCAAGAGCTCGGAGAGAATCCGGCACTCGAGACGGGCAAGGAGGCCTCGGACTCGGCAGAAGATGCCTATGACGACCTTTACGAAAACGACGATTCGGGGGATAATGAGACCATCGATACGGAGGATATCAATATCGATGAATACCTCAGCGACGACGAAATTCCCGATTACCGCACAAAAGCGAACAATTACAGCGCGGACGATGACGATAAAAACATACCTTACGCGGCTGGTATCTCTTTTACCCGGTACTTGCTCAACCAACTTAATACGGTGTATCTCAGTGAAGAAGAGTGGGGCATCGCAGAGTTCCTAGTTGGAAGTGTCGATGAAAGCGGCTACATCCGAAGGCCTCTTTCCGATATTCTTGACGATCTTGCCTTTACCCAGAACATTTATACCGATGAAGAGACCATCGAAAAAGTACTCAAAATCGTTCAAAGTCTTGATCCGCCGGGTGTTGCCGCCCGTTCACTTAAGGAGTGCCTTATCATTCAGCTCGAAAGAAAAGAGCCCGACCCGGATATAGAGCTGGCCATTGCCATATTGGATAGATCTTTCGATCAGTTTACCAAAAAACATTATAAAAAACTCTTGCAAAAACACGGCATTTCGGAAGATCAGCTCAAGGGTGCCATTTCCGAAATCGAACGTTTAAACCCCAAGCCGGGCGGCTCTTACGCAGGCAATAACCGTATTGTAGAACACGTAGTGCCCGACTTTTCCATTCGTATCGTAGATGGCGAGCTCGAACTCACCCTCAACGGCCGAAATGCGCCGGAGCTACACGTATCCCGCGAATACAGCAACATGCTCAAAGGATATAAGGAGGCAAAGAAAAAAACAAAATCGCAGAAGGACACCGTACAATTCATCAAGCAAAAACTAGACGCTGCCAAATGGTTTATCGACGCCGTGCGCCAACGACAGCAAACCCTTTTCGTTACGATGAGCTCTATTATGAACTATCAAAAAGAATATTTTTTGACCGGGGACGAGCGCAATCTTCGCCCTATGATCTTAAAGGATATTGCGGATGAAATCGACATGGACGTATCTACCGTGTCCCGAGTGGCCAACAGTAAATACGTGGACACTCCTTATGGCACCAAACTCATCAAGGAATATTTTTCCGAATCCATGAAGAACGATCAAGGAGAAGAGGTCTCTACAAGGGAAATAAAAAAAATATTGGAAACGGTAATCAAGGAAGAACCAAAGAAAAAACCTCTTACCGACGACAAGCTGGCCGCAATTCTCAAGGAAAAAGGGTACCCGATAGCCCGACGCACTGTGGCAAAATATCGGGAGCAACTGGATATTCCCGTGGCACGCTTGCGTAAGAAAATTTGA
- the asnS gene encoding asparagine--tRNA ligase — protein sequence MKSTSVKELLSKSLLLQEVSVNGWVKTFRSNRFIALNDGSTLANIQCVVDFEKLDPALLKQINTGAALKVSGTLVESQGRGQSVEIQVSDIFVHGGSDPEKYPIQPKKHSLEFLREKAHLRIRTNTFAAVMRVRSALSFAIHQYFIENGFYNLHSPVITGSDAEGAGEMFRVTTLDGQEPPLNEDGSINFKEDFFGKETNLTVSGQLEAEAYAMALGKVYTFGPTFRAENSNTSRHLAEFWMVEPEVAFYDLDDNMDLAEDFIKKVIQYILKHCQEDLKFLEKRLLDEEKSKPQAERSAMPLIEKLKFVSENTFQRLTYTEAIDILRNSKPNKKKKFQYTIDEWGADLQSEHERYLVEKHFKCPVILFDYPAKIKAFYMRLNEDGKTVRAMDILFPGIGEIVGGSQREERLEVLREKMAALHIPEEELWWYLDLRKFGSAVHSGFGLGFERLVLFATGMGNIRDVIPFPRTPQNAEF from the coding sequence ATGAAATCGACAAGTGTAAAAGAACTACTTTCCAAAAGCCTGCTGTTACAGGAAGTGAGTGTAAACGGATGGGTGAAGACCTTCCGCAGCAACCGTTTTATTGCCCTTAACGACGGATCGACCTTGGCCAATATTCAATGTGTGGTGGATTTCGAAAAACTCGATCCGGCGCTCTTAAAACAGATAAATACCGGCGCGGCCCTTAAAGTATCGGGAACGTTGGTCGAAAGCCAGGGAAGGGGCCAGAGCGTAGAGATACAGGTATCGGATATTTTTGTACACGGAGGTTCAGACCCAGAAAAATATCCCATTCAGCCGAAGAAGCATTCCCTTGAATTCTTGCGCGAAAAGGCCCATTTACGCATCCGCACCAATACCTTTGCCGCGGTCATGCGCGTCCGGTCCGCCCTGTCGTTCGCCATTCATCAGTATTTTATCGAAAACGGATTTTATAACCTTCACTCCCCCGTCATAACCGGATCCGATGCCGAAGGTGCCGGCGAGATGTTCAGGGTCACCACCTTGGATGGCCAAGAGCCGCCGTTAAACGAAGACGGATCGATAAACTTCAAGGAAGATTTCTTTGGAAAGGAGACGAATCTGACCGTATCGGGGCAACTTGAGGCGGAAGCCTATGCGATGGCCCTAGGGAAGGTGTACACATTCGGCCCGACCTTTAGGGCAGAAAACTCAAATACTTCGAGGCACTTGGCCGAGTTTTGGATGGTGGAGCCCGAGGTCGCTTTTTATGATTTGGACGACAATATGGACCTGGCGGAGGATTTCATCAAAAAGGTCATTCAATATATCTTAAAGCACTGTCAAGAAGATCTAAAATTCTTGGAAAAACGCCTTTTGGACGAAGAAAAATCCAAACCCCAAGCCGAACGCAGTGCCATGCCTTTGATCGAAAAGCTGAAATTCGTATCCGAAAACACCTTTCAACGGCTGACTTACACCGAGGCCATCGACATCTTGAGGAACAGTAAGCCCAATAAAAAGAAAAAATTTCAATACACCATCGACGAATGGGGCGCTGATCTGCAAAGCGAGCACGAGCGGTACTTGGTAGAAAAGCACTTTAAATGTCCCGTTATCCTCTTCGATTACCCTGCAAAAATCAAGGCGTTCTATATGCGTTTAAACGAAGACGGTAAGACCGTGCGGGCCATGGATATATTATTTCCAGGAATCGGGGAAATTGTCGGAGGCTCACAGCGAGAGGAACGCCTAGAGGTCTTAAGAGAAAAAATGGCCGCCCTTCACATTCCCGAAGAAGAACTCTGGTGGTATCTCGACCTGCGAAAATTCGGAAGTGCGGTACACAGTGGCTTCGGACTCGGTTTTGAACGCCTCGTACTCTTTGCCACGGGTATGGGCAACATTAGGGACGTGATTCCCTTTCCCAGGACGCCCCAGAATGCCGAGTTCTGA
- a CDS encoding efflux RND transporter permease subunit produces the protein MANFTRGFWEKTANIILRNRILILVLVAAFTVFLGLQWKNMRFSNSQANLLPDHHPVNLEYEAFLEKFGEEGNAIVFGIRDSSLFTPSKLNRWNKFSKQLDAFPEIDFVLSLDNLQELKRDTTDQKFVLEPLITSQIRTQTQLDSLKDHLFNELPFYDNLLFNRESGTIRTVANLDKEIVNTSVRKDFILQEINDLVRDFEADTGLDVHVSGMPYIRTMNSQSIIDEIGKFIGAALLVTSLIFFFFFRSFRATFISMCVVIIGVMWAFGILGLLQYEITVLTALIPPLIIVIGIPNCIFLINKYQQEVKKHGNQALSLQRVISKIGNATLMTNMTTASGFATFIITDSHLLKEFGIVASLNIIGIFILSLLIIPIVYSYLSLPKTRHLKHLNKKWIDAFVNKMEYFVRHQRIAVYIVALSLLIASIIGIYQINISGSPIEDMPKNAQFFKDIRFFEREFDGIMPIEIVIDTKRPKGVMNAGNLNKIDRLDEVITEIPELSQPLSVVNLVKYSKQAFYNGIPKYYQLPTKQETNFILSVAQKSAGNNNLLKNFVDSTGQTARVTTFIQDVKTDRMEEIINRLSENLDKFFPPDRYETYMTGSALLFLKGTKYLVKNLVLSLTFAIFLIALFMAYLFRSFRMIIISLIPNLLPLLITAGVMGFIGVPIKPSTILVFSIAFGISVDDTIHFLAKYRQELIVNRWQIKKSVYAALRETGVSMFYTSIVLFFGFSVFIISDFGGTVALGSLVSATLLFAMLSNLVLLPSLLLSLERNIASKKYLKEPQIDILPKDEERK, from the coding sequence TTGGCAAACTTTACGAGGGGCTTTTGGGAAAAAACAGCGAACATCATTCTCCGGAACCGGATTCTGATTTTGGTCCTGGTCGCCGCCTTTACCGTTTTCTTGGGGCTGCAATGGAAAAACATGCGTTTTAGTAATTCGCAGGCCAACCTTTTGCCCGATCACCATCCCGTAAACCTGGAGTACGAGGCCTTCCTCGAAAAATTCGGCGAAGAGGGCAATGCTATCGTATTCGGCATCAGGGATTCATCGTTGTTCACCCCTTCCAAACTGAACCGCTGGAACAAGTTCAGTAAGCAATTGGACGCCTTTCCCGAAATCGATTTCGTACTTTCCCTCGACAACCTTCAAGAACTAAAAAGGGACACTACCGACCAGAAGTTCGTGCTAGAACCGCTTATTACCTCCCAAATTAGGACCCAAACGCAGCTCGATTCCCTTAAAGACCATCTCTTTAACGAGCTCCCCTTTTACGACAATCTGCTCTTCAATAGGGAGAGCGGCACCATACGCACCGTTGCCAATCTGGATAAGGAAATCGTAAACACCTCGGTCAGAAAGGATTTCATTCTGCAGGAAATCAATGACCTGGTCAGAGACTTTGAAGCGGACACCGGACTCGATGTACACGTATCGGGCATGCCCTACATCCGGACGATGAATTCCCAAAGTATCATCGACGAGATCGGTAAGTTTATCGGGGCGGCACTTTTGGTGACCTCATTGATTTTCTTTTTCTTCTTTCGAAGTTTCCGGGCTACGTTCATCTCGATGTGCGTGGTAATAATCGGGGTGATGTGGGCCTTTGGTATTTTGGGCTTGTTGCAATATGAAATCACGGTGCTGACCGCGCTCATACCGCCCCTGATCATCGTCATCGGGATCCCCAACTGTATTTTCTTGATCAACAAATACCAGCAAGAAGTCAAAAAACACGGGAACCAGGCACTTTCATTGCAAAGGGTCATTTCAAAAATCGGGAATGCGACCTTGATGACCAACATGACCACGGCCTCGGGCTTTGCGACGTTCATCATCACCGATAGCCACTTGTTAAAAGAGTTCGGCATCGTTGCTTCCCTGAACATTATCGGTATTTTTATTCTCTCGCTATTGATCATCCCCATCGTCTATAGCTATTTGTCGCTGCCGAAAACCCGACATTTAAAGCACCTGAACAAAAAATGGATCGATGCCTTTGTGAATAAGATGGAATATTTTGTTCGGCACCAGAGAATTGCGGTTTACATTGTGGCCCTAAGCCTTTTGATTGCTAGTATTATCGGCATTTACCAAATTAATATTTCCGGTAGCCCAATAGAAGACATGCCCAAGAACGCCCAGTTCTTTAAGGACATCCGGTTCTTTGAAAGAGAGTTCGACGGTATCATGCCCATTGAGATCGTTATCGATACCAAGAGGCCGAAAGGGGTGATGAATGCGGGCAACTTGAATAAAATCGATCGACTGGACGAGGTGATTACCGAGATACCCGAACTCTCCCAACCCCTTTCCGTGGTAAATCTGGTTAAATATTCGAAGCAGGCCTTCTATAACGGCATCCCCAAATACTACCAGCTTCCCACCAAACAAGAGACGAATTTTATTTTGAGCGTTGCCCAAAAATCGGCGGGCAACAATAACCTTCTTAAAAATTTTGTTGACAGTACGGGGCAGACTGCACGGGTCACCACGTTTATACAGGACGTAAAGACCGATAGAATGGAAGAAATTATAAACCGGTTGTCCGAGAATTTGGACAAGTTTTTTCCACCTGATCGCTATGAAACATATATGACGGGCAGTGCCCTATTGTTCTTGAAGGGCACAAAATATTTGGTGAAGAACCTCGTTCTTTCCCTAACCTTTGCCATCTTTTTAATCGCCCTGTTTATGGCCTACCTGTTCCGATCGTTCCGGATGATTATCATATCCCTGATCCCCAACCTGCTCCCTTTACTCATTACCGCCGGGGTCATGGGTTTTATAGGCGTGCCCATCAAACCCTCGACCATCTTGGTCTTCAGTATCGCTTTTGGTATCTCGGTGGACGACACCATTCACTTTTTAGCAAAATACCGGCAAGAATTGATCGTGAACCGTTGGCAAATCAAAAAATCGGTCTATGCGGCCCTGCGAGAGACCGGGGTGAGCATGTTCTACACCTCCATCGTACTCTTTTTTGGATTTTCGGTCTTTATCATATCCGATTTTGGCGGTACGGTCGCCTTGGGCTCCTTGGTATCGGCCACCTTGCTGTTCGCGATGCTATCGAATCTTGTTCTTCTTCCCTCCCTTTTGCTATCCCTGGAAAGAAACATTGCCAGCAAAAAATATCTCAAAGAGCCCCAAATCGATATCCTCCCCAAGGACGAAGAACGCAAATGA
- the frr gene encoding ribosome recycling factor, whose product MNEEVQFILDTAKEGMAGAIKHLEKEFMKIRAGKASPAMLSSVMVEYYGSETPLSQVSNINTPDGRTISVQPWEKNMLQPIETAIMNANLGFNPMNNGDFVIINVPPLTEERRVQLTKQAKAAAEEAKIGVRNSRQEANKDLRDLDISEDLRKNAEVDVQELTDTYSKKIDVFLEAKEAEIMKV is encoded by the coding sequence ATGAACGAAGAAGTACAGTTTATATTAGATACCGCTAAAGAAGGTATGGCAGGCGCCATCAAGCATTTGGAAAAGGAGTTTATGAAAATCCGTGCCGGCAAGGCCAGTCCCGCGATGTTATCATCGGTGATGGTCGAATACTACGGTTCGGAGACACCACTTTCACAAGTTTCCAATATCAATACCCCCGATGGCCGTACCATTTCGGTACAGCCTTGGGAAAAGAATATGTTACAACCGATCGAAACCGCGATCATGAATGCCAATCTGGGGTTCAATCCTATGAACAACGGCGATTTTGTAATTATTAACGTACCCCCGTTGACGGAAGAACGCCGGGTTCAATTGACCAAACAGGCCAAGGCCGCTGCGGAAGAGGCCAAGATCGGAGTGCGCAATTCCCGGCAAGAAGCCAACAAAGACCTCCGGGACCTGGATATATCCGAAGATCTGCGCAAAAATGCCGAAGTAGATGTACAGGAACTTACGGACACCTACAGTAAAAAAATCGATGTCTTTTTAGAAGCCAAGGAAGCGGAAATTATGAAAGTATAG
- the pyrH gene encoding UMP kinase, protein MQYKRILLKLSGEALMGEKQYGIDPKRLAEYAEEIKKVADKGVEVAIVIGGGNIFRGVAGAATGMDRVQGDHMGMLATVINGLALQSALETTGVQTRLQSAIHINEVAEPFIRRRALRHLEKGRVVIFGGGTGNPYFTTDSAAVLRAIEIEADVILKGTRVDGIYTSDPEKDKDATKFDSISFADVLLKGLKVMDTTAFTLSQENELPIVVFDMNKNGNLLRLVEGENIGTVVNL, encoded by the coding sequence ATGCAATATAAGAGGATACTTTTAAAACTCAGCGGAGAGGCTCTGATGGGCGAAAAGCAATACGGGATCGATCCCAAACGGCTCGCGGAGTATGCCGAGGAAATCAAGAAAGTAGCGGACAAAGGAGTAGAAGTTGCCATCGTCATCGGAGGCGGAAACATATTTCGGGGAGTTGCGGGCGCGGCTACCGGTATGGATCGTGTGCAAGGTGACCATATGGGCATGTTGGCCACCGTCATTAACGGCCTGGCCTTACAAAGCGCCTTGGAAACCACAGGGGTCCAGACCCGATTACAATCTGCAATACACATCAACGAAGTGGCAGAACCCTTTATCCGGCGAAGGGCGTTGCGCCATCTAGAAAAAGGACGCGTCGTCATTTTTGGCGGAGGAACCGGGAATCCGTATTTTACAACGGATTCGGCAGCCGTATTACGCGCCATCGAAATCGAGGCCGATGTGATCTTAAAGGGAACCCGGGTAGACGGCATCTACACTTCCGATCCCGAAAAGGATAAAGATGCCACCAAATTCGATTCGATTTCCTTTGCAGATGTGCTTTTAAAGGGCTTAAAAGTTATGGATACCACCGCTTTTACCCTAAGTCAAGAGAACGAACTGCCTATCGTAGTGTTTGACATGAACAAGAACGGTAACCTTTTGAGATTGGTAGAAGGCGAGAATATCGGGACGGTCGTAAATCTTTGA
- a CDS encoding peptidase M61, with protein MNSFKNLVLLTLTAIAFYSCGSTRGLVTADKTPIRTSLDLKNVIDDKVMVSIDPGSFSTDEVTFHIPKTVPGTYSTDNYGQYIEDLKALDYGGKELEVTKSDENTWLISNAKKLDKLTYYVNDTYDMESKTENAVFSPAGTNILKDENFMLNLHGFIGYFNGFKEVPYEIKISVPENLKPTTTLPMAGPTDTYPEMDVFTASRYFEVIDNPILYAEPNTESFHLDDIKVTLSVYSPNDVYKASDLKDKMERMMSAQKAFLGDINSTKKYDILLYLSKWDSTDAGGFGALEHHTSTTVVLPEAMPKDRLEQAMIDVVSHEFFHTVTPLNIHSKEVHDFDFNDPKMSRHLWMYEGTTEYFANLFQVQQGLIDEAEFYQRMMDKITNAKAYDDAMSFTTMSRNILEKPYEKNYANVYEKGALINMALDIELRELSNGENGVLWLMKELSKKYGQDRPFEDDELIDEIVAMTYPEIRGFFDAHVIGNTPIDYDTYLAKVGLKMERSEKQTGYFLDGQEPFIDIDPTKNNAVFVRKGIPLNSFFTDLGAKGGDVIESINGVPITLESMRPIIGESFSWSPDSKISMTVRRGDEAVKLEGEVGTPMLEVGTIVPVENVSPNQALLREAWLKSQAISILVPGKGNESDR; from the coding sequence ATGAACAGTTTTAAAAATTTGGTGTTACTGACCTTGACCGCTATCGCCTTTTACAGCTGCGGATCGACCAGAGGCTTGGTTACGGCCGATAAGACTCCGATTCGCACTTCCCTGGACCTTAAGAATGTCATCGACGATAAGGTCATGGTTTCTATAGACCCCGGGAGCTTTTCCACTGATGAGGTTACCTTTCATATTCCCAAAACGGTCCCAGGCACCTACAGTACCGATAATTACGGACAGTATATCGAAGACCTGAAGGCCTTGGATTATGGCGGAAAGGAGCTCGAAGTCACAAAATCGGACGAAAACACCTGGTTAATATCCAATGCCAAAAAGTTGGACAAGCTTACCTATTACGTGAACGATACCTACGACATGGAATCGAAAACCGAAAACGCGGTGTTTTCCCCGGCTGGAACGAATATTTTAAAGGATGAGAATTTCATGCTCAACCTGCACGGCTTTATCGGATATTTTAACGGCTTCAAGGAAGTGCCCTATGAGATCAAGATCAGTGTGCCCGAAAACCTCAAGCCCACGACGACCTTGCCTATGGCAGGGCCGACCGATACGTATCCCGAAATGGATGTTTTCACGGCCAGCCGCTATTTCGAAGTTATCGACAACCCTATTTTATACGCCGAACCCAACACCGAGTCGTTTCACCTGGATGATATCAAAGTTACATTAAGCGTGTATTCTCCCAACGACGTCTATAAGGCATCGGACCTTAAGGATAAAATGGAAAGGATGATGTCGGCCCAAAAAGCCTTCTTAGGCGATATCAACAGTACTAAAAAATACGATATCCTGCTGTATCTTTCTAAGTGGGACTCCACCGATGCCGGGGGGTTCGGTGCCTTGGAGCACCATACTTCCACTACGGTGGTATTGCCCGAGGCCATGCCGAAAGATCGATTGGAGCAGGCCATGATCGATGTGGTTTCGCATGAGTTTTTTCACACGGTAACACCGCTTAACATACATTCAAAAGAAGTTCATGATTTCGATTTTAACGACCCCAAAATGTCACGCCATCTTTGGATGTATGAAGGTACGACCGAATATTTCGCAAACCTTTTTCAGGTACAGCAGGGACTGATCGATGAAGCGGAATTTTACCAACGGATGATGGATAAAATTACCAACGCGAAAGCCTACGACGATGCCATGTCGTTTACGACCATGAGCCGCAATATTCTTGAAAAGCCCTACGAAAAGAATTATGCAAATGTTTACGAGAAAGGTGCTTTGATCAATATGGCTTTGGATATCGAGCTGCGGGAATTGAGCAACGGTGAAAACGGAGTCTTATGGCTCATGAAAGAGCTATCAAAAAAATACGGACAGGATAGGCCGTTCGAAGACGACGAATTGATCGATGAAATCGTTGCGATGACCTATCCGGAAATACGCGGGTTTTTTGATGCCCATGTTATTGGCAACACCCCGATCGATTACGACACCTACCTGGCCAAAGTCGGACTTAAGATGGAAAGATCCGAGAAACAGACCGGATATTTTCTTGACGGACAAGAACCTTTTATCGATATCGATCCGACCAAAAACAATGCGGTCTTCGTGCGTAAGGGTATTCCGCTCAATAGCTTTTTTACCGATTTGGGAGCAAAAGGGGGAGATGTGATAGAAAGCATTAACGGAGTACCGATAACATTGGAATCTATGCGACCTATCATCGGGGAAAGCTTTTCGTGGTCTCCCGATTCGAAAATCAGCATGACCGTTCGACGCGGGGATGAAGCGGTGAAGCTCGAGGGAGAGGTGGGTACGCCGATGCTCGAAGTAGGAACCATCGTGCCCGTAGAGAACGTCAGTCCCAATCAGGCGCTACTGCGAGAGGCTTGGTTGAAATCGCAAGCGATATCAATCTTGGTCCCGGGTAAAGGGAACGAATCGGACCGGTAA
- a CDS encoding protein-L-isoaspartate(D-aspartate) O-methyltransferase produces the protein MYRLFTTLLVLFITVSSLGQTDYKLQRAHMVEKQLKNRGITDRPTLQAMSRVPRHEFVPDRLKGDAYDDGPLPIGEGQTISQPYIVAFMTQSLNLKPSDKVLEIGTGSGYQAAVLAEIVDSVYTIEIVEKLGHRAEDLLQRLEYSNVYVKVGDGYGGWPEKAPFDAIIVTAGAEEVPPPLLEQLNEGGRLIIPKGAQGSVQQLILATKSKNKIKTEKLLPVRFVPFTRDQD, from the coding sequence ATGTATAGACTATTTACTACCTTACTCGTACTATTTATAACAGTATCAAGCCTCGGTCAGACAGATTACAAGCTACAAAGGGCACATATGGTCGAAAAACAACTAAAGAATAGGGGCATAACCGACAGGCCAACATTACAGGCGATGTCAAGAGTACCGCGTCACGAATTTGTACCAGATCGGTTGAAAGGGGATGCCTATGACGACGGCCCGCTTCCCATCGGAGAAGGACAGACCATTTCGCAACCCTACATCGTGGCATTTATGACCCAATCGTTAAACCTCAAACCCAGTGATAAAGTGCTTGAGATAGGAACTGGCTCAGGGTACCAGGCCGCAGTGTTAGCCGAGATCGTGGATTCTGTTTACACCATCGAAATCGTCGAAAAGCTGGGCCATAGGGCCGAAGACCTACTACAAAGGTTGGAATATAGCAATGTCTATGTCAAAGTCGGTGACGGCTACGGCGGTTGGCCGGAAAAAGCACCCTTTGACGCCATCATCGTCACCGCTGGCGCGGAGGAGGTTCCCCCGCCACTTTTGGAACAACTCAACGAGGGAGGTCGCCTTATTATACCCAAAGGAGCTCAAGGTTCAGTGCAACAATTGATATTGGCCACAAAATCGAAAAACAAAATAAAGACGGAAAAACTATTACCGGTCCGATTCGTTCCCTTTACCCGGGACCAAGATTGA